One stretch of Paucidesulfovibrio gracilis DSM 16080 DNA includes these proteins:
- a CDS encoding PaaI family thioesterase, giving the protein MDITTHTTIDQTLCGTPVELEEGRSIVRLNTRMNMAADETGLVHGGFIFGLADYAAMLAVNHPNVVLGSAESRFLRPVRAGETVEAHAQSDPFNGRKHIVNVSVLRNGDTVFEGVFTCFVTDRHVLAGG; this is encoded by the coding sequence ATGGACATTACTACCCACACGACCATTGACCAGACCCTTTGCGGCACGCCGGTGGAGCTTGAGGAGGGTCGGAGCATTGTCCGCCTGAACACACGCATGAATATGGCCGCCGATGAAACCGGACTTGTGCATGGAGGTTTTATCTTCGGTCTGGCGGATTACGCGGCCATGCTGGCCGTCAACCACCCGAACGTAGTGCTGGGTAGCGCGGAAAGCCGCTTCCTGCGTCCGGTACGCGCCGGTGAGACCGTGGAAGCCCATGCCCAGAGCGATCCGTTCAACGGCCGCAAGCACATCGTCAACGTCAGCGTGTTGCGCAACGGCGATACCGTATTTGAAGGCGTATTTACCTGTTTCGTCACCGACCGGCACGTTCTGGCAGGTGGGTAA
- a CDS encoding ATP-NAD kinase family protein: MSTAAILANPASGKDIRRLVAHGSVFDNQEKVRIVRRLILGLEQAGVDRILYMPDGYGIVPRALNAISPSIPVLPVEMPMRNTQQDTVVAAGIMETLGVDVMVVLGGDGTSRAVCKGTTRVPLMPLSTGTNNVFPFMVEATVAGLAAGLVASGRLPREMACRQSCIFDILLDGEPVDVALVDAAVYSDVFMASRAVWDMEKVPQLFLTRCRADAIGLSAVGGALRHIEPDTPHGLALDLSQDASMRVHATIAPGMLADVGVSMVRDMHPGDVFPVDLSPCIIAVDGEREVEVHRGQRASVRLRTDGPWVVSVSQAMELAREYGVFVENAKN, encoded by the coding sequence GTGAGTACGGCGGCGATTTTGGCGAATCCGGCTTCGGGAAAGGATATCCGGCGGTTGGTGGCGCATGGCAGCGTCTTTGATAATCAGGAAAAAGTGCGCATTGTCCGCCGGTTGATTCTCGGTCTGGAACAGGCCGGAGTGGATCGGATTCTCTACATGCCGGACGGATACGGCATCGTACCCCGTGCCTTGAACGCCATTTCTCCTTCCATCCCGGTGCTTCCGGTGGAAATGCCCATGCGCAACACGCAACAGGACACGGTGGTGGCGGCAGGCATTATGGAAACATTGGGTGTGGATGTCATGGTGGTACTCGGAGGGGACGGCACAAGCCGAGCCGTGTGCAAGGGGACCACCAGGGTTCCGCTCATGCCCCTTTCCACCGGCACCAACAATGTGTTTCCGTTTATGGTCGAAGCGACGGTGGCGGGGTTGGCAGCGGGCCTGGTGGCCTCGGGGCGGCTCCCGCGGGAAATGGCCTGCCGCCAATCCTGCATCTTCGATATTCTGTTGGACGGGGAGCCTGTTGACGTGGCGCTGGTTGACGCGGCCGTGTACAGCGACGTGTTCATGGCCTCCCGGGCGGTTTGGGATATGGAAAAAGTGCCGCAGCTTTTTTTGACGCGTTGTCGCGCTGACGCCATCGGTCTTTCCGCCGTGGGGGGCGCGCTTCGACACATTGAACCCGACACGCCGCATGGATTGGCACTGGATCTATCCCAAGATGCTTCCATGCGGGTGCATGCCACCATCGCTCCGGGCATGTTGGCGGATGTGGGCGTGAGCATGGTGCGGGACATGCACCCCGGTGATGTTTTTCCCGTGGATCTAAGCCCCTGCATTATTGCCGTGGACGGGGAGCGGGAGGTGGAAGTTCATCGGGGTCAGAGGGCTTCGGTGCGCCTGCGCACGGACGGTCCCTGGGTGGTCAGCGTTTCCCAGGCCATGGAATTGGCCCGGGAATACGGTGTTTTTGTTGAGAATGCCAAGAACTAA
- a CDS encoding carboxymuconolactone decarboxylase family protein, translating to MNAAENASMTLAKMQQQAGEVFPNYLNFTKQISQFGPIDHKMQELIHVACSLMSQCEMCISLHVQGAASLGATKEEILQAAMLAISMGGSPKLMYMKYVFEEVEDLFD from the coding sequence ATGAACGCAGCTGAAAACGCCTCCATGACCCTTGCCAAGATGCAGCAACAGGCTGGTGAGGTGTTCCCCAACTACCTCAACTTCACGAAACAAATCAGCCAATTTGGTCCTATTGACCATAAAATGCAGGAACTCATTCACGTGGCCTGCTCACTCATGTCGCAATGTGAAATGTGCATCTCCCTGCATGTGCAGGGCGCGGCGAGCCTCGGTGCCACCAAGGAGGAAATCCTGCAGGCCGCCATGCTTGCCATCTCCATGGGCGGTTCACCCAAGCTGATGTATATGAAGTACGTGTTCGAGGAAGTAGAGGATCTTTTCGATTAG
- a CDS encoding alpha-ketoacid dehydrogenase subunit beta yields MSKKTYLQALNEALRQEMERDEKVFIIGEDVGQFGGCFGVTQGLYDSFGEGRVMDTPITESAIVGTAAGAAASGLRPVAELMFVDFIGVSLDQLFNQAAKMRFMFGGKATVPMTLRMPQGAGIGAAAQHSQSLEAWFMHMPGLKVAIPSTPYDAKGMLISAIRDDNPVVFLEHKLLYGVDGDVPDESYTVDLGKADIKREGTDVTIVATSLMVHTALAAAEKLQAEGISAEVVDPRCLQPLDKETILGSVKKTNALVVAHEAVGFAGPGAEIAAIVAEEALDYLDAPIKRVAAPFCPVPFSPPLEQAYIPGEDEIVAAVKALR; encoded by the coding sequence ATGTCCAAGAAAACCTATCTGCAGGCGCTGAATGAGGCGCTCAGGCAGGAAATGGAACGGGACGAGAAGGTATTCATCATTGGTGAGGACGTGGGACAGTTCGGCGGCTGCTTCGGCGTGACCCAGGGGCTGTACGATTCGTTTGGTGAAGGCCGCGTCATGGATACGCCCATTACGGAAAGCGCCATTGTCGGCACGGCGGCTGGTGCCGCTGCCAGCGGTCTGCGTCCGGTTGCCGAGCTGATGTTCGTCGACTTCATCGGCGTGTCCCTGGATCAGCTTTTCAACCAGGCCGCCAAAATGCGGTTCATGTTCGGCGGCAAAGCCACGGTACCCATGACTCTGCGCATGCCCCAGGGGGCTGGCATCGGGGCTGCGGCCCAGCATTCCCAGTCTCTGGAAGCCTGGTTCATGCATATGCCCGGCCTGAAGGTTGCCATTCCCTCGACCCCGTACGACGCCAAGGGAATGCTCATCAGCGCCATTCGTGACGACAACCCCGTGGTCTTCCTGGAGCACAAGCTGCTGTACGGCGTGGACGGTGACGTACCCGACGAAAGCTACACCGTGGATTTGGGCAAGGCGGACATCAAGCGCGAAGGCACGGATGTGACCATCGTGGCCACCTCGCTGATGGTCCACACGGCGCTTGCCGCTGCGGAAAAACTCCAGGCCGAAGGCATCAGCGCCGAAGTCGTGGACCCGCGTTGTCTCCAGCCATTGGACAAGGAGACCATTCTCGGCTCCGTGAAAAAGACCAATGCCCTGGTGGTAGCCCATGAGGCCGTGGGCTTTGCCGGTCCTGGCGCGGAAATCGCCGCCATTGTGGCCGAAGAGGCGCTGGATTATCTGGACGCTCCGATCAAGCGCGTGGCCGCCCCCTTCTGCCCGGTGCCGTTCTCCCCGCCGTTGGAACAGGCCTACATCCCTGGTGAGGATGAGATCGTGGCCGCTGTCAAGGCGCTTCGCTGA
- a CDS encoding 2-oxo acid dehydrogenase subunit E2, whose amino-acid sequence MATEVIMPKWGLTMKEGKLARWLKSEGESVQAGEPLFEVETDKITNSVEAPTDGVLARIVVPAGETAEVQAVLGIIAAPGEEVGPVSGKAPKQETPDSAASAPQASASEADSGQEEEFVPAMPAARRLAKELGVRLSAVTGSGPKGRITVKDVKAFAESGGGINASPQAIAFAKKKGVDLADVQGSGEGGKITKADILRAMNPNYAAGQQPQAAAPQPASQSEAPASAPAAPIAASGEDTIVPMEGMRKIIADNMHASLTNAAQLTVFVEADVTEMVALRKTLLERNKRNPDYRLSYNDIIACAVCRALKRHPVMNATLQDDGIHQHAHVNLGIAVALPEGLIVPNVKQADTYGLEELAVRVRDVAGRARKGGLDMDEISGGTFTISNVSMLGMDGFTPILNPPETGILGVGRVVEKPAVKNGEICIRSMMTLSLTFNHMVTDGAPAMTFLRELADMLEQPGLMMA is encoded by the coding sequence ATGGCAACTGAAGTGATCATGCCCAAATGGGGTCTGACCATGAAGGAAGGAAAGCTCGCCCGCTGGCTGAAAAGCGAGGGGGAGAGCGTCCAGGCGGGGGAACCGCTGTTTGAGGTGGAAACCGATAAAATTACCAACTCCGTAGAGGCTCCGACTGACGGCGTGCTGGCCCGGATCGTGGTGCCGGCCGGTGAAACCGCCGAGGTGCAGGCCGTGCTCGGCATTATTGCGGCTCCTGGCGAAGAGGTGGGACCGGTTTCGGGCAAAGCCCCCAAGCAGGAGACTCCGGATTCCGCTGCCTCGGCTCCCCAGGCTTCGGCCTCGGAGGCGGACAGTGGCCAGGAGGAAGAATTCGTACCGGCCATGCCAGCGGCCCGGCGTTTGGCCAAGGAACTCGGTGTGCGACTGTCCGCGGTGACCGGAAGCGGTCCCAAGGGCCGGATTACAGTCAAGGACGTAAAGGCCTTTGCCGAGTCCGGCGGAGGCATCAATGCTTCTCCCCAGGCCATTGCGTTCGCGAAAAAGAAAGGCGTTGACCTGGCGGACGTGCAGGGTTCCGGCGAGGGTGGTAAAATTACCAAGGCCGATATCCTGCGGGCCATGAATCCGAATTATGCCGCCGGGCAGCAGCCACAGGCCGCCGCACCGCAGCCCGCTTCCCAGAGCGAGGCGCCTGCTTCCGCTCCGGCAGCGCCGATTGCCGCCTCCGGTGAGGACACCATTGTTCCCATGGAAGGCATGCGCAAGATCATTGCGGATAACATGCATGCCAGTCTGACCAACGCGGCCCAACTCACCGTGTTCGTGGAAGCGGACGTGACCGAGATGGTGGCGTTGCGCAAAACATTACTCGAACGCAACAAGCGCAATCCAGACTACCGGCTTTCCTACAACGACATCATTGCATGCGCCGTATGCCGCGCCCTGAAGCGTCATCCCGTCATGAACGCCACCTTGCAGGATGACGGCATTCATCAGCATGCCCATGTGAATCTGGGCATTGCCGTGGCCCTGCCCGAGGGACTGATCGTACCCAACGTGAAGCAGGCCGATACGTACGGGTTGGAGGAGTTGGCCGTGCGCGTGCGCGACGTGGCCGGACGTGCCCGCAAGGGCGGTCTGGATATGGATGAGATTTCGGGCGGCACCTTCACCATCAGCAACGTAAGCATGCTCGGTATGGACGGGTTCACCCCGATTTTGAATCCCCCCGAGACCGGCATTCTCGGCGTTGGCCGTGTGGTGGAAAAACCTGCGGTCAAAAATGGGGAAATCTGCATTCGCAGTATGATGACCCTCTCTCTGACCTTCAACCACATGGTTACGGACGGTGCGCCCGCCATGACCTTCCTGCGGGAGCTGGCGGACATGCTGGAGCAACCCGGCCTGATGATGGCCTAA
- a CDS encoding lipoate--protein ligase has product MRFIHNTNTDPAFNLACEEWLLKNSPDDVFMLWRNAPAVIVGRNQNTLSQIDEEFVRTRDIPVIRRLSGGGAVFHDLGNINFTFIDLKHSGSGLDFRRFTEPILDALRGMGVPCDFDGRNDLVINGQKFSGNAQHIHKNRVLHHGTLLFSAEITDLSGALRVDPEKYRDKAVKSVQKRVTNISSHLPEPMDVAQFLDRLMGHISSGTAQGGLELSEMEKLAVDSLADVKYRTWDWNFGYSPQYGMVRKTRTTGGLLEVHLDVKQGRIEQIRLFGDYFGSRNVGELEKRLQGCRHERTALRKLIASVPLADYLRDVQPEELLNCLF; this is encoded by the coding sequence ATGCGCTTTATTCATAACACCAACACGGATCCGGCCTTCAACCTCGCCTGCGAGGAATGGCTGCTCAAAAACTCGCCGGATGACGTGTTCATGCTCTGGCGCAATGCCCCGGCCGTTATCGTTGGCCGGAACCAAAACACCCTCTCTCAGATCGACGAGGAATTCGTGCGCACCCGCGATATCCCCGTAATCCGACGTCTCAGCGGTGGCGGGGCTGTTTTTCACGACCTGGGCAACATCAACTTTACGTTCATCGACCTGAAGCACTCAGGCAGCGGCCTGGATTTTCGCCGTTTCACCGAACCCATACTGGATGCGCTCCGCGGCATGGGCGTGCCTTGCGATTTTGACGGACGCAACGACCTAGTCATCAACGGTCAAAAATTTTCCGGCAATGCCCAGCATATCCATAAGAATCGAGTTTTGCACCACGGCACACTGCTTTTCTCCGCGGAAATCACCGACCTTTCCGGCGCGCTACGCGTAGACCCGGAAAAATATCGCGACAAAGCCGTCAAGAGCGTGCAAAAGCGTGTGACCAACATTTCAAGCCATCTCCCGGAACCAATGGACGTGGCCCAGTTTTTGGACCGGTTGATGGGGCATATTTCCTCCGGTACGGCTCAGGGAGGGCTGGAGCTTTCCGAAATGGAAAAACTGGCCGTAGATTCTCTGGCGGATGTAAAATACCGCACCTGGGATTGGAATTTCGGCTATTCCCCACAGTACGGCATGGTCCGAAAAACCAGGACCACCGGCGGACTGCTGGAAGTACACCTGGACGTAAAACAAGGGCGCATTGAACAAATCAGACTCTTTGGCGATTATTTCGGCAGCCGGAACGTGGGGGAGCTGGAGAAGCGGCTCCAAGGTTGTCGGCATGAACGCACCGCCCTGCGAAAGCTGATTGCATCTGTTCCTCTCGCGGATTACTTGCGGGACGTACAACCGGAAGAGCTGTTGAACTGCCTGTTCTGA
- a CDS encoding thiamine pyrophosphate-dependent dehydrogenase E1 component subunit alpha, which produces MSPDKKQMVSMYETMNRIRLFETKLQEFFAAGQIPGFVHLYLGEEAVATGACAGLTNNDKITSTHRGHGHLLAKGGDLKLMMAEIFGRKDGYCKGKGGSMHIADFDLGILGANGIVGGGGPLALGAALANKYEKTDDVVICFFGDGASNQGTTQESLNMASAWKLPLVFVNENNGYGISCPQCKSMAVTDIADRAAAYDMPGVVVDGNDVLAVHEAVSEAVKRARNGEGPSLVECKTYRWRGHFEGDACTYRCDEELKEWMAKDPIPRFEEKLVESGVLKKKDLKEIKARIEKEVEEAVAFAEQSPLPDPSVLMDDVYA; this is translated from the coding sequence ATGAGTCCCGACAAGAAACAGATGGTGTCGATGTACGAGACCATGAACAGGATCCGCCTGTTCGAGACCAAGCTGCAGGAGTTCTTCGCAGCCGGTCAGATTCCCGGGTTCGTACACCTGTACCTCGGGGAAGAGGCCGTGGCCACCGGAGCCTGCGCCGGTCTGACCAACAATGACAAAATTACCAGCACCCATCGTGGTCACGGTCACCTGTTGGCCAAGGGCGGCGACCTCAAGCTGATGATGGCGGAGATCTTCGGTCGAAAGGACGGCTATTGCAAAGGGAAGGGCGGTTCCATGCATATCGCCGACTTTGATCTGGGTATCCTGGGGGCCAACGGTATCGTCGGCGGCGGCGGGCCGTTGGCTCTGGGCGCGGCCCTGGCCAACAAGTATGAAAAAACCGACGACGTGGTCATCTGCTTCTTCGGAGACGGCGCTTCCAACCAGGGCACCACGCAGGAGTCCTTGAACATGGCCAGCGCCTGGAAACTTCCTCTCGTATTTGTGAACGAAAACAACGGGTACGGCATCTCCTGCCCGCAGTGCAAGTCCATGGCCGTGACCGACATTGCGGACCGCGCCGCCGCCTATGACATGCCTGGTGTTGTGGTGGATGGCAACGATGTCCTGGCCGTGCACGAGGCCGTGAGCGAGGCCGTAAAACGCGCGCGCAACGGCGAAGGCCCGTCCTTGGTGGAATGCAAGACGTACCGCTGGCGTGGCCACTTTGAGGGGGATGCCTGCACCTATCGTTGCGACGAGGAACTCAAGGAGTGGATGGCCAAAGATCCCATTCCCCGCTTTGAGGAGAAGCTCGTGGAGAGCGGCGTATTGAAGAAAAAGGATCTCAAGGAAATCAAGGCGCGCATTGAAAAAGAAGTGGAAGAAGCCGTGGCTTTTGCCGAGCAGAGCCCTCTGCCCGATCCATCGGTATTGATGGACGACGTCTACGCCTAA
- a CDS encoding DUF6506 family protein, which translates to MSEPLKAAFIFIAPEGDPAEHRQWVKTKQIHLLAVAVSDYAQAEGVARQLVEDEGIGAIELCGGFGSAGTARVAASVDVPVGVVRFDQHPGLGNVSGDTLFS; encoded by the coding sequence ATGAGCGAACCATTGAAGGCCGCATTTATTTTTATTGCCCCGGAGGGCGATCCGGCAGAACATCGGCAATGGGTGAAAACAAAGCAAATACATCTGCTTGCCGTCGCGGTCTCCGACTATGCCCAGGCCGAGGGAGTGGCGCGGCAGTTGGTTGAAGACGAAGGCATTGGTGCCATTGAACTTTGTGGAGGTTTCGGCAGTGCCGGGACAGCCCGGGTGGCCGCCAGTGTGGATGTTCCCGTGGGCGTGGTCCGTTTCGATCAACACCCCGGACTGGGGAACGTCAGTGGGGACACGCTTTTTTCTTGA
- a CDS encoding iron-containing alcohol dehydrogenase, whose product MLNFQFFMPTRLIFGPGSLAQLGDTAHLPKGEKAMIFIGASGAMVQNGYLARVQGLLAEQGVRSVVYDKVRPNPESAQVEEAAQTCRELGVDFLVGLGGGSTIDTAKAVALLATNPGSYWDYMQGGSGGKMETEHPGLPLVAIPTTAGTGTEADPWTVITKTGSQEKIGFGTDQTFPALSIVDPELMVSLSPRQTAYTGMDAFFHAVESYLNTRRSPMNDMLAMEAVNLIGLYLPDAVADGANMEARTALAWASTAAGICETIGGCISHHSLEHALSGFNPDLPHGAGLVLLAPHYFKRLGEMAPQRFSDLALALGDEEAQQRPEADGPALFLAQLVELIQSVGLADEKLTDYGFSEDQADALAQNAFENMGKLFPVTPAKMSHDDVAGIFRAAINA is encoded by the coding sequence ATGCTCAACTTCCAATTCTTCATGCCCACACGGCTCATCTTCGGTCCTGGTAGCCTCGCGCAACTGGGCGACACCGCGCACCTGCCCAAAGGGGAAAAGGCCATGATCTTCATCGGTGCATCCGGTGCCATGGTGCAAAACGGCTACCTGGCTCGCGTGCAAGGCCTGCTGGCGGAACAAGGCGTTCGGAGCGTGGTGTACGACAAAGTCCGGCCCAACCCGGAATCAGCCCAAGTGGAAGAAGCCGCTCAAACCTGCCGGGAACTCGGCGTCGACTTTCTCGTTGGCCTGGGCGGAGGCAGCACCATTGACACGGCCAAGGCCGTGGCCCTGCTCGCCACCAATCCAGGCTCCTATTGGGACTACATGCAGGGCGGCAGCGGCGGCAAAATGGAAACGGAACACCCCGGCCTGCCCCTGGTGGCCATTCCCACCACCGCTGGAACCGGCACCGAGGCCGATCCCTGGACCGTGATCACCAAAACCGGTTCCCAGGAAAAAATCGGCTTTGGCACGGACCAGACCTTTCCGGCCTTGTCCATCGTGGATCCGGAACTCATGGTCTCCCTTTCCCCGCGCCAAACCGCGTATACGGGCATGGATGCGTTCTTCCACGCCGTGGAGTCCTATCTAAATACCCGACGTTCCCCTATGAACGACATGCTGGCCATGGAGGCCGTGAACCTCATCGGCCTGTACCTGCCTGACGCCGTGGCCGACGGCGCCAACATGGAAGCGCGCACAGCACTGGCATGGGCGAGCACCGCGGCAGGCATCTGCGAAACCATCGGCGGCTGCATCTCGCACCACTCGTTGGAACATGCCCTAAGCGGTTTTAACCCGGATCTGCCCCACGGCGCCGGGCTTGTACTGCTCGCGCCGCATTACTTTAAACGGCTGGGCGAGATGGCGCCGCAACGTTTTTCGGACCTGGCACTGGCCCTCGGGGATGAAGAAGCCCAGCAACGGCCTGAGGCGGACGGTCCAGCATTATTCCTGGCGCAGCTTGTGGAACTGATCCAGAGCGTAGGACTGGCAGACGAAAAACTCACGGACTACGGCTTTTCCGAAGACCAAGCCGATGCCCTGGCCCAAAACGCCTTCGAAAACATGGGCAAGCTCTTCCCGGTCACTCCGGCCAAAATGTCCCATGATGACGTGGCTGGCATCTTCCGGGCCGCCATCAACGCCTGA
- a CDS encoding sigma-54-dependent Fis family transcriptional regulator has translation MYTLYRDGEGFGVRQDTTDMAVVSPELRPLTARRVASPRVAYNQWKSFVEEGRVRGRNPDPLLLESWERCRQLNVDPAPRSCWNFTPMNQIEPFTNLLREIASDVEQRTYAALKGKGLLLTITDAKGRVARTCGELEILKQADKLNFGPGANWAEKSVGTNAIGTALATGRPMQVFGQEHFCESHHAWNCTACPIFDARGELWGCFDISGPPDADHSMSFDLVLNAVRELEKRLFHMHMVEMEGKFCSLMSAAFNSVLTGVLSVGVDGRINSANGAAEALLGQSGQSLRGRFASNFLDFESFLARQKHDSPRAEPVELRCLTNPNVTARAAPVFSIDGQWCDTVITLTERQQCRSWTTPAALDNLSEPPKGFAAILHRSNAMRETIQRAANAARTPSTVLLTGESGTGKELFARGIHQAGPKADGPFVAVNCGALSEELVQSELFGYCGGAFTGADKKGRIGKFEQANHGVLFLDEISEMPLNMQVNLLRALEERRIVRVGGSTSRPVDVKVIAATNRDLAQHVADGAFREDLYYRINVVGIHIPALRERTDDVPLLAQHHARRLCSDFELPYAGIAPEVLDVLSRHDWPGNVRELINCMESAVNNAPEGYIRIEHLPRQLRDTPRTKESDMTPHTEQGGFRLDNVEAETIREALQHHNGNVSRTAKALGIGRNTLYAKMRRFSIDY, from the coding sequence ATGTACACGCTCTATCGGGATGGAGAAGGATTCGGCGTACGCCAGGATACGACGGACATGGCCGTTGTTTCACCGGAACTACGCCCCCTGACGGCACGACGCGTGGCAAGTCCCCGCGTGGCCTACAATCAATGGAAATCCTTTGTTGAGGAGGGACGCGTCCGGGGTCGAAATCCCGATCCGTTACTCCTGGAATCCTGGGAGCGCTGCCGGCAACTCAACGTGGATCCTGCTCCCAGGAGTTGCTGGAACTTCACTCCGATGAATCAGATTGAGCCGTTCACCAACCTGTTGCGTGAAATAGCTTCAGACGTGGAACAACGCACCTATGCCGCACTCAAAGGCAAAGGCCTGCTTCTGACCATCACGGATGCCAAGGGACGGGTGGCACGTACCTGCGGGGAACTGGAAATTCTCAAACAAGCCGACAAACTCAACTTTGGTCCGGGAGCCAATTGGGCCGAAAAAAGCGTGGGTACCAACGCCATCGGTACGGCCCTGGCCACAGGACGCCCCATGCAGGTCTTCGGGCAGGAACACTTCTGCGAAAGCCACCATGCATGGAACTGCACGGCATGCCCCATCTTTGACGCCCGCGGAGAACTTTGGGGCTGCTTCGACATCTCCGGTCCTCCGGATGCGGATCACTCCATGTCCTTTGACCTGGTCCTCAATGCGGTGCGGGAACTTGAAAAACGGCTCTTCCACATGCATATGGTCGAAATGGAGGGAAAATTCTGCTCCCTGATGTCGGCCGCCTTCAACTCCGTACTCACAGGCGTGCTTTCCGTAGGGGTGGATGGCCGCATCAACAGCGCCAACGGCGCCGCAGAAGCCCTGCTCGGTCAATCGGGACAATCCCTACGCGGACGCTTCGCTTCCAACTTTTTGGATTTTGAATCTTTTCTTGCCCGGCAAAAACACGACTCTCCCCGGGCCGAACCAGTGGAACTCCGCTGCCTGACCAATCCCAACGTCACGGCCCGCGCCGCCCCGGTATTCTCCATTGACGGACAATGGTGCGATACGGTGATCACTCTCACAGAGCGTCAGCAATGCCGCAGCTGGACCACCCCGGCTGCGCTGGATAATCTGTCCGAACCGCCCAAGGGATTCGCCGCCATTCTGCACCGCAGCAACGCCATGCGTGAAACCATCCAAAGGGCGGCCAACGCAGCGCGCACGCCATCCACTGTTCTGCTTACCGGAGAATCCGGCACCGGCAAGGAACTGTTCGCCCGAGGAATCCATCAAGCTGGTCCCAAGGCGGACGGTCCGTTCGTGGCCGTGAACTGCGGCGCGCTTTCCGAAGAACTGGTCCAGAGTGAATTATTCGGCTATTGCGGCGGCGCTTTCACCGGGGCGGACAAAAAAGGCCGCATCGGGAAATTTGAACAAGCCAACCACGGGGTGCTCTTCCTGGACGAAATTTCGGAAATGCCCCTGAACATGCAGGTCAATTTATTGCGGGCCTTGGAGGAACGCCGCATCGTCCGGGTGGGTGGATCCACGAGCCGGCCTGTGGACGTGAAAGTCATCGCCGCCACCAACCGTGACTTGGCCCAGCACGTGGCGGACGGGGCGTTTCGTGAAGACCTCTACTACCGTATCAACGTGGTGGGCATCCACATTCCGGCCCTTCGGGAACGGACCGACGATGTACCCCTCCTGGCTCAACACCACGCCCGGCGGCTTTGCTCGGATTTTGAACTGCCTTATGCCGGAATCGCACCAGAGGTTCTCGATGTCCTGTCCCGGCACGACTGGCCGGGCAATGTCCGGGAACTCATCAACTGCATGGAATCTGCGGTGAACAATGCTCCTGAAGGCTATATCCGAATAGAACACCTGCCCCGGCAGCTCCGGGATACGCCGCGGACCAAAGAGAGCGACATGACGCCGCATACGGAGCAGGGGGGATTCCGGCTGGACAATGTGGAAGCCGAGACCATTCGGGAAGCGCTCCAGCACCATAACGGCAACGTGAGCCGCACGGCAAAAGCCCTGGGCATTGGTAGAAACACGCTGTACGCCAAAATGAGGCGGTTCAGCATCGACTACTGA
- a CDS encoding Lin0512 family protein produces the protein MAMKRFAIEMGYGADLHGENMTKAALRAVRDSVSRVCLCGLLEILGRDRFQGVHVHARVAVPEPDTVDREALLAAIPIGERSLTLEQGGMLADGLEVPSFGTGVSRIVMACAALTVSVDMDEAEVTACNVAAAGTMSCGCSAGDE, from the coding sequence ATGGCGATGAAGCGTTTTGCCATTGAAATGGGATACGGCGCGGACCTGCACGGTGAAAATATGACCAAGGCCGCATTGCGGGCTGTACGGGATTCCGTGTCTCGCGTCTGTCTTTGTGGATTGTTGGAGATCCTGGGCCGCGACCGTTTTCAGGGAGTTCATGTGCATGCCCGGGTGGCGGTGCCAGAGCCGGACACCGTGGACCGCGAGGCGCTTCTAGCGGCGATCCCCATCGGCGAGCGCTCCTTGACCCTGGAGCAGGGCGGCATGTTGGCGGACGGGCTGGAGGTTCCGAGCTTTGGGACCGGCGTCAGCCGTATCGTCATGGCCTGTGCCGCACTGACCGTGTCGGTGGATATGGATGAGGCGGAGGTGACCGCGTGCAACGTGGCCGCTGCCGGAACAATGTCCTGCGGATGCTCCGCGGGAGACGAATAA